In Vibrio crassostreae, one DNA window encodes the following:
- a CDS encoding sucrose-6-phosphate hydrolase: protein MSLNSNWTVEQRYRRIEEIAQDSIDAMVNLRKQDAGYPSYHIAPKFGLLNDPNGLCFFNGEHHLFYQWTPVGPVHGMKYWYHLSTKDFVHFEDHGIGLHPDQDYDSHGVYSGGALVENDNALLFFTGNKRDENWLRVPTQCYAKMSADGKIEKHGVVIENDHYTEHFRDPKVWKQGDDYLMVVGAQTPQETGSMALYRSRDLMNWQHKGPIQTRYNNLGYMWECPDFFEIENQSVMLFSPQGVSNENPYDFKNIYSVAYIVGDRLNLDSVELENHQDIAQPDYGFDFYAPQTYLDDKGRRILVAWIGLPEIDTPSNEHQWAGMLSLPRELHIQDGYLVQSALPELKALQGEAVVVERVLELDTTSFMVHLKTETDEFELTLANAAGDNIVFSASETEFILDRSKMSQLYAEEFGSVRKAPRLSIKQTIEVYVDNSVIEIFINGGKHTMTSRFFIDDLSSLSMTGDVNTVYHSMSPIQGLDD, encoded by the coding sequence ATGAGTTTGAACTCGAACTGGACGGTAGAGCAAAGATATCGTCGTATAGAAGAGATTGCACAAGACAGCATTGATGCGATGGTCAATCTTCGCAAACAAGATGCTGGCTATCCTAGCTACCATATTGCGCCTAAGTTTGGTCTGCTTAATGACCCGAATGGTCTGTGTTTCTTTAATGGTGAACACCATCTATTTTACCAATGGACGCCAGTTGGCCCAGTCCATGGTATGAAGTACTGGTACCACCTTTCTACCAAAGACTTCGTTCATTTCGAAGACCACGGCATTGGCTTGCACCCAGACCAAGATTACGATTCTCACGGTGTTTACTCTGGTGGTGCATTGGTTGAGAACGACAATGCACTGTTGTTCTTTACGGGTAACAAGCGCGATGAAAATTGGCTGCGAGTGCCAACTCAATGTTATGCCAAGATGTCTGCGGACGGCAAAATAGAAAAGCACGGCGTGGTTATCGAAAACGATCACTACACCGAACATTTCCGCGATCCAAAAGTGTGGAAGCAGGGCGACGATTACCTGATGGTTGTGGGTGCTCAAACGCCTCAAGAGACTGGCTCAATGGCGCTATATCGCAGCCGAGACCTGATGAATTGGCAGCACAAAGGTCCAATTCAAACTCGTTACAACAACCTTGGCTATATGTGGGAATGTCCAGATTTCTTTGAAATAGAGAATCAGTCGGTGATGCTGTTTTCTCCACAAGGTGTGTCTAACGAAAACCCATACGATTTCAAAAACATCTACTCGGTGGCTTATATTGTCGGTGACCGCCTAAATCTAGATTCGGTAGAACTGGAAAACCATCAAGATATTGCGCAGCCAGATTATGGCTTCGATTTCTATGCACCACAGACTTACTTAGATGATAAAGGTCGCCGCATTCTGGTTGCTTGGATTGGTCTGCCTGAGATTGATACACCATCTAATGAACATCAGTGGGCGGGCATGTTGTCGCTACCACGCGAGCTTCACATCCAAGATGGCTATCTGGTGCAATCGGCTTTACCTGAATTGAAAGCGCTGCAAGGCGAAGCTGTCGTGGTTGAGAGGGTTCTTGAACTGGATACAACCAGCTTCATGGTTCACCTTAAAACGGAAACGGACGAGTTTGAGTTAACGCTCGCTAATGCTGCGGGTGATAATATCGTGTTCAGTGCCTCGGAAACGGAGTTCATACTTGATCGCAGTAAGATGTCTCAACTCTACGCGGAAGAGTTTGGCTCGGTGAGAAAAGCTCCGAGGTTGAGCATTAAGCAAACCATCGAGGTTTATGTCGATAATTCAGTGATCGAAATCTTTATCAATGGCGGTAAGCACACAATGACCAGCCGTTTCTTCATTGATGACTTGAGTTCATTGTCGATGACTGGTGACGTGAACACCGTTTATCACTCGATGAGCCCAATTCAAGGGTTGGACGACTAA
- a CDS encoding AGE family epimerase/isomerase has translation MLRATIALLSVTSFAVSANVPLPSGEDWINHASEGLAPYWLMPSAQGEPIGNFPTFRCDDGTLLDVSNVCPELDKGWITPHFGKEFTRMKSRQTYAYGALYHLTGDKQALELAKQGAYYLIEQLEDKQNGGFIGYTKEGKAGQDWQQRTSQDQAYALVGLAMYYYLTQDKKVEQALIAQQSFIFDKYRLSDNSGLAWVLSDGEDGSAERRELVAQLDQINGYMLLVAPLLQEPVKSKWLDDLHWLTQAMIDHYHSEDEHRFYGAIHDKAAMMPNANHNDFGHTIKAYWMTYLTGHALENAEWSQFGLGGMKHTLAQAQYQKDFANVSNYFGEQLQSAWKGQEITGWQSRPNTNWASSWEWAELDQAAMTVSLIDGSMTEVLQYTLPTFHDVWVDHQYGGVGLEPKRTKAFHWGNGYHQFEHALIGYLYAQQVAAKPATLYYARGANSEMPMEPYYYQGDVVKLENQGDGTQKVSFNNIRP, from the coding sequence ATGTTACGAGCAACCATCGCATTACTCAGCGTGACCAGTTTCGCTGTATCTGCCAATGTCCCCCTTCCGTCTGGAGAAGACTGGATCAATCATGCTTCAGAAGGGCTTGCACCTTATTGGTTAATGCCTAGCGCGCAGGGAGAACCGATAGGCAACTTCCCAACTTTCCGCTGTGATGATGGAACACTCCTCGATGTTTCTAACGTTTGTCCTGAGTTAGACAAAGGATGGATCACGCCGCACTTTGGCAAAGAGTTCACGCGTATGAAATCGCGTCAAACCTATGCCTATGGCGCGCTTTATCATCTTACAGGCGATAAGCAGGCATTAGAGCTAGCCAAGCAAGGGGCTTACTACCTTATTGAACAGCTAGAAGACAAGCAAAATGGCGGCTTCATTGGCTACACAAAAGAGGGAAAAGCAGGCCAGGATTGGCAGCAACGTACCTCTCAAGATCAAGCGTATGCGTTGGTCGGCCTTGCCATGTACTACTACCTGACCCAAGACAAAAAGGTAGAACAGGCACTCATCGCCCAACAATCTTTTATCTTTGATAAATATCGGCTTAGCGACAACAGCGGTCTTGCATGGGTACTTTCTGACGGTGAGGATGGCAGTGCAGAACGACGCGAGCTTGTCGCACAACTTGATCAAATTAACGGTTACATGTTGTTAGTCGCCCCTCTACTGCAAGAGCCTGTTAAATCAAAATGGCTTGATGACTTACACTGGCTCACGCAAGCCATGATTGATCACTATCACTCTGAAGATGAACATCGATTCTACGGTGCAATTCACGACAAAGCAGCGATGATGCCGAATGCCAATCACAACGATTTTGGGCACACTATCAAAGCGTATTGGATGACCTACCTAACCGGTCATGCATTAGAAAATGCAGAATGGTCGCAGTTTGGTTTGGGTGGCATGAAACACACTCTCGCTCAGGCGCAATATCAAAAAGACTTTGCCAATGTATCCAACTACTTTGGTGAGCAGCTTCAGAGCGCATGGAAAGGACAAGAGATTACTGGCTGGCAAAGCAGACCGAACACAAACTGGGCTTCATCATGGGAATGGGCAGAGCTCGACCAAGCTGCGATGACGGTATCGCTTATCGATGGTTCAATGACAGAAGTCCTGCAATACACCTTACCTACCTTTCATGATGTGTGGGTTGATCATCAATACGGAGGCGTAGGGCTTGAACCTAAGCGCACCAAGGCTTTTCATTGGGGCAATGGCTACCATCAATTTGAGCACGCTTTGATTGGCTATTTATACGCTCAGCAAGTTGCTGCTAAGCCAGCAACCCTTTACTACGCTAGAGGAGCTAACAGCGAAATGCCAATGGAACCGTATTACTATCAAGGAGATGTAGTTAAGCTGGAGAATCAAGGCGATGGAACGCAGAAGGTCAGTTTCAATAACATTCGGCCTTAG
- a CDS encoding DUF1214 domain-containing protein, with protein MKKLLLASLLTISTMPVHSQSFDDTDDILVRASQIENLEYKMMVQRATQTAIHYMPAVTQIDFLKATRRDLNGDYNDVVYVNEPFGSEKGFLTANDTTAYAWATTTSKNGPVVIEVPAATDKVNYFGSVVNQWEVPITDVGFKGADEGEGGKYLFLPPGYNNEFGSKQALESQGYLVFETDTYLYGFSFRPSLTNGATDLDAGNYAKKIKIYNLVDAENPPKTDYLDATEVAYDSLPYYNETFFQDINDVIQENPVRAQDKAMASLLKDLGIEKGKKFDPTDEQKKAIREGVLMAYAHMQSKFVEPEQTVSALWKDENGKPLSQWSFWNFGPQAQLGFPFVDEDEVLVDKRAASYFYVTYLPKQLGGSTFYLTGLRDSKGEMLDGKATYKLNVPADTPVEDFWSAIVYNMETKNFVKGVDRVGLSSRNADSMKKNLDGSYDLYFGPEAPKGQEENWVPTGGEDYFLLFRLYRPTSKTFFKNWMLEDMEKISG; from the coding sequence ATGAAAAAACTTCTATTAGCTTCGCTACTCACTATCAGCACAATGCCTGTCCATTCTCAATCGTTTGATGATACCGACGACATCCTTGTTCGCGCATCACAGATTGAAAATCTTGAGTACAAAATGATGGTGCAGCGTGCCACTCAAACGGCTATTCACTATATGCCTGCCGTTACTCAGATTGATTTTTTGAAAGCAACCCGTCGTGATTTGAATGGCGACTACAATGACGTGGTTTACGTGAACGAACCTTTCGGCTCAGAAAAGGGGTTCCTCACTGCCAATGACACCACAGCTTATGCTTGGGCAACCACAACCTCTAAAAATGGCCCAGTCGTTATTGAAGTGCCTGCAGCAACAGACAAAGTGAATTACTTTGGCTCGGTTGTGAACCAGTGGGAGGTGCCGATCACGGACGTTGGCTTCAAAGGTGCTGATGAAGGTGAAGGGGGCAAATATCTCTTTTTACCGCCAGGTTACAACAACGAGTTTGGTTCGAAGCAAGCGCTAGAAAGCCAAGGTTATCTAGTATTTGAAACCGACACTTATCTGTATGGTTTTTCATTCAGACCATCGTTAACTAATGGTGCGACAGATTTAGATGCGGGTAACTACGCGAAGAAAATCAAAATCTATAATCTTGTTGATGCTGAAAACCCACCAAAGACGGACTACTTAGATGCAACGGAAGTCGCGTATGACAGTCTCCCGTATTACAACGAGACGTTCTTTCAAGACATCAATGACGTTATCCAAGAGAACCCGGTCAGAGCTCAAGACAAGGCGATGGCGTCATTGCTAAAGGATCTTGGTATCGAAAAAGGCAAAAAATTCGACCCAACAGATGAGCAGAAAAAAGCGATACGTGAAGGTGTATTGATGGCTTATGCACACATGCAATCGAAATTTGTAGAGCCAGAACAGACGGTGAGTGCGTTATGGAAAGATGAAAATGGTAAGCCTCTATCGCAATGGTCTTTCTGGAATTTTGGTCCTCAAGCTCAGCTTGGCTTTCCCTTTGTGGATGAAGATGAGGTGTTAGTCGATAAGCGAGCAGCGTCGTATTTCTACGTGACTTACTTGCCGAAGCAACTCGGCGGTTCAACCTTTTATCTAACGGGTTTGCGTGATTCAAAAGGTGAGATGTTAGATGGCAAAGCGACATACAAGCTTAATGTGCCAGCGGATACTCCAGTCGAGGATTTCTGGTCTGCCATTGTTTACAACATGGAAACCAAGAACTTCGTGAAAGGTGTCGACCGAGTTGGTCTCTCTTCTCGAAACGCGGACTCGATGAAAAAGAATCTAGATGGTTCTTACGATTTGTACTTCGGTCCAGAAGCACCAAAAGGACAAGAGGAAAACTGGGTTCCTACCGGTGGTGAAGATTACTTCTTACTGTTCCGACTTTACCGTCCAACATCGAAGACGTTCTTTAAAAACTGGATGCTAGAAGACATGGAAAAAATCAGTGGCTAA
- a CDS encoding DUF1254 domain-containing protein — protein MKKSIIATLLITLGCSSFAFAEPKFSAQVPESIITPNKVESTYLGELNYTDGAPTAETHTKVQDFVQVSNAVRVFLSGIPVASIQGLLLGHESIGMKPNQTIAISEDNLDANSLWLTANTTTPYITSEIDVRNGPVILDIPTPVLGLLDNAAFKYVDRIGVTHPDNVAKSGKYFIRHSSWKGEVPEGYIEIVSEGYQHWLLLRLVSSPEEMKESIEALKATTKLYPYGEEDKTEFMNISGVDYNTIHAMDATFYDEINALIQYEPTAIFDAEWLSLAKDIGIEKGQEFAPNKRMQQILSEAAKIATAEARSTYFHPKEEMFRYDDRQWFTPLVSGHEFKDANGVIDSDMRATFHFMATGITPDMVTKTVGKGSDYLLATRDANKEVLDGSQHYTVTLPPNAPVEKFWSFMIYDNQTRSMLETDQKSAGIDGLSDSIQKNVDGSITIHFAPNAPKGMENNWVQTTEGKGFNIIFRMYSPTEKWFDNSWKPSDFIKVNK, from the coding sequence ATGAAAAAATCGATTATTGCTACGTTGCTGATTACTTTAGGTTGTTCGTCTTTCGCATTTGCTGAGCCTAAATTTAGTGCACAAGTGCCAGAGAGCATCATCACGCCAAATAAGGTTGAGTCTACCTATCTAGGTGAACTGAATTATACCGATGGCGCGCCGACAGCCGAAACACACACCAAGGTTCAAGATTTCGTTCAAGTATCCAACGCCGTTCGTGTCTTTCTATCTGGTATCCCAGTTGCTTCAATACAAGGATTATTGTTGGGGCACGAAAGCATCGGCATGAAGCCGAATCAAACCATCGCAATTTCTGAAGATAATCTAGACGCGAATAGCCTTTGGTTAACAGCGAATACGACCACACCGTATATCACATCAGAAATTGATGTAAGAAATGGTCCGGTCATTTTGGATATTCCCACTCCAGTACTTGGTTTGCTCGACAATGCTGCATTTAAATATGTAGACAGAATTGGTGTTACTCACCCAGACAATGTCGCTAAATCAGGTAAGTACTTTATCCGTCATTCATCATGGAAAGGTGAAGTACCAGAGGGGTACATTGAGATTGTCAGTGAAGGCTACCAACACTGGTTATTACTTCGCCTTGTGAGCTCTCCAGAAGAGATGAAAGAAAGCATTGAAGCATTAAAAGCGACCACCAAGCTTTACCCGTATGGAGAAGAAGATAAGACAGAGTTCATGAACATTTCAGGTGTCGACTACAACACCATTCATGCAATGGACGCGACGTTTTATGATGAAATCAACGCATTGATTCAATATGAGCCTACGGCTATTTTTGATGCTGAATGGCTGTCGCTAGCCAAAGATATCGGGATAGAAAAAGGTCAGGAGTTTGCTCCTAATAAACGCATGCAGCAAATACTGTCGGAAGCGGCAAAAATAGCAACGGCTGAAGCGCGCTCAACCTACTTTCATCCTAAAGAGGAAATGTTCCGCTACGATGATAGACAATGGTTTACTCCGTTAGTCTCTGGCCATGAATTTAAAGACGCGAATGGCGTGATTGACTCTGACATGCGAGCCACCTTCCACTTCATGGCGACGGGTATTACCCCTGATATGGTGACAAAAACCGTAGGCAAAGGGTCGGATTACTTATTGGCGACACGTGATGCAAACAAGGAAGTACTGGATGGTAGTCAACATTACACGGTGACACTGCCGCCAAATGCGCCAGTAGAGAAGTTTTGGTCATTTATGATCTACGATAACCAGACGCGTTCTATGTTAGAAACGGATCAAAAGTCTGCGGGTATTGATGGTTTGAGTGACAGTATTCAGAAAAATGTCGATGGTTCTATAACCATACACTTTGCTCCCAATGCACCGAAAGGAATGGAAAATAATTGGGTTCAAACGACGGAAGGTAAGGGTTTTAATATCATCTTCCGCATGTATTCACCGACAGAAAAATGGTTTGATAATTCATGGAAGCCAAGTGACTTTATTAAAGTAAACAAGTGA
- a CDS encoding LysR family transcriptional regulator has protein sequence MQKDISYQLNRVDLNLLVAFDTLLKERNVTNAAKALFVSQSAMSRSLKRLRETFDDPLFIRTSTGLTPTAKSLELGKELQHILPQLSALFQRNQFDPRECNDTFSISLPTFLGSTILPNLALGLFDEAPDVNLIEMAAKSNPYDLLDKGKLDFAIHYSSSLDQKYQATKLGTIYPKLFVRRDHPLVGRNATLDEIMRYPVLAMNVEEDHKQAFNTPLQQILLELESDKRPKLRSTQTHVLMEIASRSDAVIFGMNALSSLPDFDSRFVDIYDFVDSKQYHVDLYLLQHQRTFTSASHQWIASRFSELLNNIL, from the coding sequence ATGCAAAAAGATATTTCATATCAGTTGAATCGAGTCGACTTAAATCTACTGGTGGCCTTTGATACGTTGCTTAAAGAACGTAATGTCACCAATGCTGCTAAGGCGTTGTTTGTTTCGCAATCAGCCATGAGCCGAAGCTTGAAACGGTTGAGAGAAACGTTCGATGATCCTCTCTTTATTCGAACATCGACAGGCCTGACACCGACAGCAAAATCATTAGAGTTAGGCAAAGAATTGCAACACATTCTGCCACAGCTAAGTGCGTTGTTTCAGCGTAATCAATTTGATCCGCGAGAATGTAATGATACGTTTTCGATCTCCTTGCCTACTTTTCTGGGCAGTACCATTCTTCCTAATTTGGCTTTGGGACTATTTGACGAAGCTCCGGATGTGAACTTGATAGAAATGGCAGCGAAAAGTAACCCTTATGATTTACTTGATAAGGGGAAATTAGATTTTGCGATTCATTATTCGAGTTCGCTAGATCAAAAATACCAAGCGACAAAGTTAGGAACCATTTATCCCAAGCTGTTTGTTCGGAGGGACCATCCTCTAGTGGGGAGAAACGCTACGTTAGATGAAATCATGCGATACCCGGTGCTCGCGATGAATGTGGAAGAAGACCACAAACAAGCATTTAACACGCCTCTTCAGCAAATATTGTTAGAGCTTGAAAGCGATAAACGACCAAAACTTAGAAGTACTCAAACTCATGTGTTAATGGAGATTGCATCACGCTCAGATGCGGTGATTTTTGGTATGAACGCGCTGAGTTCACTACCGGATTTCGATAGTCGGTTTGTGGACATTTACGATTTCGTAGACAGTAAACAATATCACGTAGATCTCTATTTATTGCAGCATCAACGTACATTTACATCCGCTTCGCATCAGTGGATAGCGTCTAGATTTAGTGAGCTGTT